In the genome of Methylophaga nitratireducenticrescens, one region contains:
- the rho gene encoding transcription termination factor Rho produces MNLTELKKQSAAELMELALSMNLEGLARNRKQELIFALVKAHAKQGDDVYTTGVLELLPDGFGFLRSPEDSYVAGPDDIYVSPSQIRRFHLRTGDTIKGKIRPPKDSERYFALVKVDEINYEKPENSRNKVPFENLTPLFANERFNLERGNGSTEDLTARIIDLAAPIGKGQRGLVVAPPKSGKTMILQSIAQSIASNYPESDLIVLLIDERPEEVTEMQRSVRGEVVSSTFDEPATRHVQVAEMVIEKAKRLVEHKHDVVILLDSITRLARAYNTVSPSSGKVLTGGVDANALQRPKRFFGAARNIEEGGSLTIIATALIETGSRMDEVIFEEFKGTGNMEVLLERKLADRRIYPAINVTRSGTRREELLTNEEDLQKLWILRKILAPMEPIEAMEFLMDRLKSTKTNVEFFDSMKQG; encoded by the coding sequence ATGAATCTGACAGAACTGAAAAAGCAGTCCGCTGCTGAATTAATGGAACTTGCACTTTCCATGAATCTTGAGGGCCTTGCCCGTAATCGAAAACAAGAACTAATATTTGCACTTGTTAAAGCACATGCCAAACAAGGGGATGACGTCTACACTACGGGCGTTTTAGAATTATTACCGGATGGTTTTGGCTTCTTACGTTCACCTGAAGACTCCTATGTAGCTGGACCTGATGATATATATGTTTCACCCAGCCAAATCCGCCGATTTCACTTAAGAACTGGTGATACCATTAAAGGTAAAATTCGTCCACCTAAAGACAGTGAACGTTATTTTGCTCTAGTGAAAGTTGATGAGATCAACTACGAAAAACCAGAAAACTCCCGTAACAAAGTCCCATTTGAAAACCTCACGCCATTGTTTGCCAATGAAAGATTTAATCTTGAGCGCGGCAATGGCAGTACTGAGGATTTGACAGCTCGTATTATCGATTTGGCTGCACCAATTGGTAAAGGGCAACGTGGTTTGGTTGTCGCGCCACCAAAATCTGGCAAGACCATGATCTTGCAATCAATAGCTCAATCAATCGCCTCAAATTATCCTGAAAGCGATCTGATTGTATTATTGATTGATGAACGTCCGGAAGAAGTCACAGAGATGCAACGTTCTGTAAGAGGAGAGGTTGTCTCAAGTACCTTTGACGAACCGGCAACACGACACGTGCAAGTTGCAGAAATGGTCATTGAGAAAGCGAAGCGCCTTGTAGAACATAAGCATGACGTCGTTATTCTGTTAGATTCAATCACCCGTTTAGCGCGTGCATATAATACAGTATCACCCTCATCCGGGAAGGTCCTTACTGGCGGTGTCGATGCAAATGCTCTGCAACGTCCCAAACGTTTCTTTGGCGCGGCCCGAAATATAGAAGAAGGTGGAAGTTTAACCATTATCGCAACGGCCCTGATTGAAACAGGATCACGTATGGACGAGGTTATTTTCGAAGAATTCAAAGGCACAGGTAATATGGAAGTGTTACTTGAACGGAAATTGGCTGATCGTCGTATTTATCCTGCGATTAATGTTACGCGTTCAGGCACACGCCGTGAAGAATTACTGACTAATGAAGAAGATCTTCAGAAGCTGTGGATCTTACGTAAGATTCTGGCTCCAATGGAACCTATTGAAGCAATGGAATTTCTGATGGATAGGCTAAAATCGACCAAAACCAATGTTGAGTTTTTTGACTCAATGAAGCAAGGGTAA
- a CDS encoding Slp family lipoprotein, protein MKQMSAFSVISFVLVLLSGCSNIPKQITTAPSNDLQLNEIQGHIENFANQNVRWGGEVVSVENNNDASILQIVQYPLNHYGKPIINHSSDGRFLAKTTEFIDPVVYKKGTLLTFTGTLNGEDTRKVDQKELIMPVLEVSSMYKWQPYQPIQRDPFYDPFFYNGFYPYYGYHNRYWHHPRFGYPYYYW, encoded by the coding sequence ATGAAACAGATGTCTGCATTTTCCGTGATAAGTTTTGTACTAGTTTTACTGTCAGGTTGTAGTAATATCCCAAAGCAAATCACGACCGCTCCGAGTAACGATCTACAACTTAACGAAATCCAGGGACATATTGAAAACTTTGCTAATCAGAATGTTCGCTGGGGTGGTGAAGTAGTCAGTGTGGAAAATAATAATGATGCATCGATTCTGCAAATTGTTCAATATCCACTTAACCATTACGGTAAACCAATTATAAATCACTCAAGTGATGGCCGTTTTCTGGCAAAAACAACAGAATTTATTGATCCTGTTGTTTACAAAAAAGGAACCTTACTGACTTTTACCGGCACACTAAATGGAGAGGATACAAGAAAAGTAGACCAGAAAGAGCTGATCATGCCTGTATTAGAAGTTTCATCGATGTATAAGTGGCAACCGTATCAGCCGATTCAGCGAGATCCTTTTTATGATCCGTTCTTTTATAACGGTTTTTATCCCTATTATGGTTACCACAATAGATATTGGCACCATCCACGATTTGGTTATCCTTACTATTATTGGTAA
- a CDS encoding AraC family transcriptional regulator — protein sequence MASAFYAHLSITQIAMQYGFNNMSHFSRIFKKYYGCSPRAYRQLFTNF from the coding sequence CTGGCAAGCGCTTTTTATGCTCACCTTTCGATTACCCAGATTGCTATGCAATATGGTTTTAACAATATGTCCCATTTCAGCCGGATTTTTAAAAAATATTACGGGTGTTCGCCTAGAGCATATCGTCAACTATTTACCAATTTCTAG
- a CDS encoding AraC-like ligand-binding domain-containing protein, which produces MTNALIAPPDQRADGPDSLVRLGGQRFCTEQQPSGQRVEWLKEVIGREYANVDITPPQDMVLFNDMLIYPWQEGVRLSPIQSNAITLERLPQEPSHSIQDYYFMVLLTSGKYKLEQGGREVFLKPGEMTIYDATEPHRITIPEAFSKILISIPRKILDPRLNNIGRITATRIPSAEGIGSVTSSFIQSTVIQLEQFSRPQFQSLSQPVVDMLTLSLGQIIQNKLTTTSHRQIMLIRLKQYIKSAMSDPELTATKIADATGLSKRYLNNLFNEENTSLMRSLTEERLELCRH; this is translated from the coding sequence ATGACAAACGCACTGATTGCTCCTCCAGACCAGAGAGCTGATGGTCCTGATTCGCTTGTTCGTCTCGGTGGGCAGCGATTCTGTACTGAGCAACAACCCAGCGGTCAGCGGGTAGAGTGGCTGAAAGAAGTCATTGGTCGGGAATATGCTAACGTCGATATTACGCCGCCTCAGGATATGGTGTTGTTCAATGATATGTTGATTTATCCCTGGCAAGAAGGTGTAAGGCTGTCACCCATTCAATCCAATGCAATTACGTTGGAGCGGTTACCTCAAGAACCTTCCCATTCAATTCAGGACTATTATTTCATGGTCCTGCTTACATCCGGGAAGTACAAGTTAGAGCAGGGCGGGAGAGAAGTTTTTCTAAAACCAGGTGAAATGACGATTTATGACGCGACAGAGCCGCACAGAATTACCATTCCAGAAGCTTTTTCCAAGATATTGATTTCTATCCCCCGCAAGATTCTGGATCCACGGCTAAATAATATTGGAAGAATTACAGCTACCCGGATTCCTTCGGCTGAGGGCATTGGATCAGTCACCAGTAGTTTTATTCAATCTACCGTTATACAACTGGAACAATTTTCCAGACCACAGTTTCAATCATTATCGCAGCCAGTGGTCGATATGTTGACCTTGTCACTAGGGCAGATTATTCAAAATAAGCTGACAACAACCAGCCACCGTCAGATTATGTTGATACGTCTCAAACAATATATAAAGAGTGCAATGAGCGACCCAGAACTCACTGCAACAAAAATTGCCGATGCGACAGGCTTATCGAAACGTTATCTCAACAACTTATTCAATGAAGAAAATACCTCGCTAATGCGCTCCCTGACGGAAGAGAGATTGGAGTTGTGTCGGCATTGA
- the tyrS gene encoding tyrosine--tRNA ligase has translation MTTVQETLAEIRRGAEEILVEKELIEKLESGKPLRIKAGFDPTAPDLHLGHTVLLNKLRLFQELGHEILFLIGDFTGMIGDPTGKNVTRQPLTPEQVKCNAETYQQQVFKILDPARTQVVFNSHWMNELSSADMIRLASHHTVARMLERDDFHKRYTTGQSIAIHEFLYPLIQGYDSVVLDADVELGGTDQKFNLLMGRELQKAYGKSPQCVLTMPLLVGLDGVQKMSKSLGNYIGIDESPKDIFGKLMSISDELMWRYIELLSFKSLDEIADWKQSTAEGRNPVEIKKLFAEEIVSRFHGEDAGPQARQDFENQFKKGEIPDDITEVTLTVGAEGMPIANVLKEAGLTSSTSDAMRMIQQGAVKIDGEKVEDKSLIIGAGVEGVFQVGKRKFARISTN, from the coding sequence ATGACAACTGTACAAGAAACCTTGGCAGAAATCCGTCGTGGAGCAGAAGAAATTCTGGTCGAAAAAGAACTGATAGAAAAGCTGGAAAGCGGCAAGCCACTGCGTATTAAAGCTGGTTTTGACCCTACTGCACCAGACTTGCATCTTGGGCATACGGTACTCCTCAACAAGTTACGTCTGTTTCAGGAATTGGGACACGAGATTCTATTTTTGATTGGCGATTTTACCGGGATGATCGGCGATCCAACCGGTAAAAATGTGACGCGACAGCCATTAACGCCTGAACAGGTCAAATGCAATGCGGAAACATACCAACAACAAGTATTCAAAATTCTGGATCCAGCTCGCACTCAGGTTGTTTTTAATTCGCATTGGATGAACGAGTTGTCTTCTGCGGATATGATTCGGTTAGCTTCTCACCATACCGTTGCCCGTATGCTGGAGCGTGATGACTTTCACAAACGTTACACAACCGGCCAATCTATTGCTATTCATGAGTTTTTGTATCCTTTAATTCAAGGATATGACTCCGTTGTGCTTGATGCTGATGTAGAGCTGGGTGGAACGGATCAGAAATTTAACTTGTTGATGGGACGAGAATTACAAAAGGCTTATGGGAAATCACCCCAGTGTGTTCTGACGATGCCACTTCTGGTTGGGCTGGATGGTGTGCAGAAAATGTCAAAATCGCTGGGTAACTATATTGGTATCGATGAAAGTCCGAAGGATATCTTTGGCAAGCTCATGTCAATTTCCGATGAACTGATGTGGCGTTATATTGAGCTGCTCAGTTTTAAGTCATTAGATGAAATTGCTGATTGGAAGCAATCAACAGCAGAGGGCCGGAATCCGGTTGAGATTAAAAAGTTATTTGCTGAGGAAATTGTTTCTCGCTTTCATGGCGAAGATGCTGGGCCACAAGCTCGCCAGGATTTTGAAAATCAATTCAAAAAGGGCGAAATCCCCGACGACATCACTGAAGTAACGTTGACTGTTGGAGCAGAAGGTATGCCAATAGCCAATGTCCTTAAAGAAGCCGGGCTGACAAGTAGCACCTCAGATGCAATGCGCATGATCCAGCAGGGTGCTGTCAAAATCGACGGCGAAAAAGTAGAGGATAAATCCTTAATAATTGGGGCTGGCGTCGAAGGTGTGTTTCAGGTAGGAAAGCGCAAGTTTGCCCGTATCAGCACCAACTAA
- a CDS encoding M23 family metallopeptidase translates to MKKRNRLLSSSQQSKLFKSESLSPHKNRHITILSLLALTGIFITGIVLATSEPSATTSQTLPVQLPNIPENAEATISASETAINLPSQPSPEPTPSADIVTIQEEQPVTTNAALNESAEIERLHLNQPKAASENESDITILNDALSASPADNVTTSDELSWQEVKVKSGDNLSLIFPRVGLTARDVYLVAQTAGEDAKALLNLKPGQVLRFGTVTDNEQKLVLKQLQLQLTPMKTLILTSTEKGFETDLIERELDKHRQLVAGEIQSSLFLDAQKAGMSDKLIMQMAHIFGWDIDFALDLRQGDSFKVIYNENFLDGEKIADGEILAAEFTNRGKTFRAIRFTDNNGESRFYTPDGDSMRKAFTRTPVPISRISSGFNPNRKHPVLKTNRPHRGVDYAAATGTPILATGDGKVAFVGNKGGYGRTVILSHGGRYTTLFAHMSKYKSGIRAGQRVRQGEVIGYIGSSGLATGPHLHYEFRVDGVHKNPLTVTLPKAEPIPGQYLTEFKTQSQTLLASLDNLQVPTLALRQD, encoded by the coding sequence ATGAAGAAACGTAACAGACTTCTGAGCTCATCACAGCAATCAAAGTTATTTAAATCTGAATCGCTGTCTCCCCATAAAAACCGACATATCACTATCTTGTCGTTACTCGCATTAACCGGTATTTTCATCACCGGGATTGTACTTGCTACAAGCGAACCCAGCGCCACGACAAGTCAAACCCTGCCAGTACAACTCCCGAACATACCTGAAAATGCTGAAGCCACGATCTCAGCATCAGAAACAGCTATTAACTTACCCTCTCAGCCCTCACCGGAACCTACACCCTCAGCTGATATTGTTACCATTCAAGAAGAACAACCTGTTACCACGAATGCTGCTTTGAATGAATCTGCTGAAATTGAACGGTTACATCTGAATCAACCGAAAGCAGCCAGTGAAAATGAATCAGACATCACTATTCTAAACGATGCTTTATCAGCGTCTCCAGCTGACAATGTAACCACTTCAGATGAATTGAGTTGGCAAGAAGTTAAAGTAAAATCAGGCGATAACCTGTCCTTGATTTTCCCCCGTGTAGGTTTAACGGCACGTGATGTATATCTTGTTGCGCAGACAGCTGGTGAAGATGCAAAAGCTCTTCTCAATCTCAAACCCGGTCAGGTACTTCGTTTTGGAACAGTGACGGATAATGAGCAGAAGCTGGTACTGAAACAGCTGCAATTACAATTAACTCCCATGAAAACATTGATCTTAACGTCAACTGAAAAAGGCTTTGAAACAGATCTCATTGAACGGGAACTTGATAAGCATCGTCAATTGGTTGCAGGTGAAATTCAAAGTTCACTCTTTTTAGATGCCCAGAAAGCCGGCATGTCAGACAAGTTAATTATGCAAATGGCGCATATTTTCGGTTGGGATATCGATTTTGCATTGGATTTACGTCAAGGTGACAGTTTCAAAGTTATTTATAATGAAAATTTCCTGGATGGAGAGAAGATTGCTGATGGTGAAATTCTGGCAGCAGAATTTACCAATCGCGGCAAAACCTTCCGAGCTATTCGGTTCACTGACAACAATGGTGAAAGTCGTTTTTACACCCCAGACGGCGACAGCATGCGTAAAGCTTTTACTCGTACCCCTGTTCCCATTTCACGTATAAGCTCAGGCTTTAATCCAAATCGTAAACACCCTGTATTAAAAACTAACCGTCCCCACCGTGGTGTTGACTACGCTGCTGCAACTGGAACACCTATTCTGGCGACTGGCGATGGCAAAGTAGCATTCGTTGGTAATAAGGGCGGTTATGGTCGTACAGTTATCCTGTCACATGGTGGACGATACACCACGCTATTTGCCCATATGTCTAAATACAAGAGTGGTATTCGCGCTGGCCAACGGGTAAGACAAGGTGAAGTCATTGGATATATTGGTAGCAGTGGACTGGCAACCGGGCCACATTTGCATTACGAATTCCGAGTCGACGGCGTACATAAAAATCCATTAACCGTCACTTTACCAAAAGCTGAACCAATCCCTGGTCAATATCTGACAGAGTTCAAAACGCAGTCACAAACATTACTTGCCAGTTTGGATAATCTGCAAGTTCCAACATTGGCATTACGTCAAGACTAG
- a CDS encoding anhydro-N-acetylmuramic acid kinase, producing MSGTSLDAIDAALIETSPTDQPKLIGFHSADFSKDLQTALRTLICSQQCQLSQLGELDIQLGHAYAEAILNLLESSDVSPHQVDGIGCHGQTVFHSPDSIYPFSMQIGNGNVIAEKTGITTVCDFRQRDMVNGGQGAPLVPAFHAAIFRSDSENRVIVNIGGISNITILTKAPHSSLQGFDTGPGNTLMDSWIQKHQHQAFDNDGIWAEGGQVNQSLLLTLKSDPYFKREIPKSTGCELFNQNWLMKQIITANCEDLPPQDIQATLLALTSSTIADAIHQYAAQTDKLYICGGGAKNTALVEQLRKDLSPIMVSTTAEIGLDPQWVESAAFAWFAEQTLQHNELDLRHLTGARQPSILGAVYWSRKAS from the coding sequence ATGTCAGGCACGAGTCTTGATGCAATTGATGCTGCATTAATCGAGACATCACCGACCGACCAACCGAAATTAATTGGTTTTCATAGTGCGGATTTTTCAAAAGATCTGCAAACTGCTTTAAGAACATTGATCTGTTCTCAACAATGTCAGCTATCCCAATTAGGGGAGCTCGACATCCAGCTTGGCCATGCCTATGCAGAAGCGATTCTTAATCTACTGGAATCTTCAGATGTATCACCTCATCAAGTTGATGGTATTGGTTGTCATGGTCAGACAGTTTTCCACTCTCCTGACTCAATTTATCCCTTTAGCATGCAAATCGGCAATGGTAATGTTATTGCTGAAAAAACCGGTATAACCACAGTATGTGATTTCCGCCAGCGTGATATGGTAAATGGAGGTCAGGGAGCACCATTAGTTCCAGCATTCCACGCAGCTATTTTTCGTTCTGATAGTGAAAACAGGGTCATCGTCAATATTGGTGGCATTAGTAATATCACCATCTTAACGAAAGCTCCACATAGTTCACTTCAAGGATTTGATACCGGGCCCGGTAACACCTTAATGGATTCCTGGATACAAAAGCATCAACATCAGGCTTTTGATAATGATGGGATATGGGCTGAAGGTGGGCAGGTTAATCAATCCCTGTTATTAACTTTAAAGTCTGATCCCTATTTCAAACGGGAGATCCCTAAAAGCACGGGTTGTGAATTATTTAACCAAAACTGGTTAATGAAGCAGATAATCACTGCTAATTGCGAAGATCTACCACCACAGGATATTCAAGCCACACTCTTGGCATTAACCTCGTCGACAATTGCAGATGCTATTCATCAATACGCTGCTCAAACAGACAAACTTTATATCTGTGGTGGTGGGGCAAAAAACACTGCTTTAGTTGAGCAACTAAGGAAGGATTTATCCCCGATTATGGTTTCTACTACTGCTGAAATCGGTTTAGACCCTCAATGGGTTGAGTCGGCCGCCTTTGCATGGTTTGCTGAACAGACTTTGCAACATAATGAACTTGATTTGCGTCATTTAACAGGTGCTCGGCAACCTAGTATATTAGGTGCCGTCTATTGGTCCAGAAAAGCCTCGTAG
- the gcvH gene encoding glycine cleavage system protein GcvH, whose translation MNNTDDYFFSESHIWLEEQGDGIFTLGITEHAQDSLGDIVFIELPAEGQQFAAGEGCAVIESVKSASDVIMPIHGEIIAINQQLVEMPELINQEPFNNGWIVRFRSEAPYEEIAAELMSAADYEAFLDQ comes from the coding sequence ATGAATAATACAGATGATTATTTTTTTAGTGAGTCCCATATTTGGCTGGAAGAACAGGGAGATGGGATTTTTACGCTTGGTATTACAGAGCATGCTCAGGATAGCCTGGGAGATATTGTTTTTATCGAGTTGCCTGCCGAAGGACAGCAGTTTGCAGCGGGTGAAGGATGTGCAGTGATCGAATCGGTAAAATCAGCATCCGATGTAATTATGCCGATTCATGGAGAAATTATTGCCATTAATCAGCAGTTAGTCGAAATGCCTGAACTGATTAATCAGGAGCCTTTTAACAATGGATGGATTGTGCGTTTTCGCTCTGAAGCTCCGTATGAAGAAATAGCGGCAGAATTGATGAGTGCAGCGGACTACGAGGCTTTTCTGGACCAATAG
- the malQ gene encoding 4-alpha-glucanotransferase, with amino-acid sequence MKQAHIFDNRRTGVLLHITSLPNRNLGADAYRFVDFLHQSGVTVWQMLPLGPTHDDGSPYQCLSAHAGNNKLLCEAYIKAQPWVHTEELAGKKIYTIVANAYKQFYENANEADWAAFDSFCQRQAFWLEDYVLYREIRNLNHALPWFDWPVEFRDRDPAALKDLAEQRAESLNIRRFEQFLFFQQWNNLKTYANQNHVKLFGDMPIFVAHDSADVWAAPELFTLDETGHATKVTGVPPDYFSTTGQRWGNPLYEWQAHIDENFDWWVKRLSTQLELFDLIRIDHFRGFESCWEIPASCETAMEGEWGKAPGEALFNRLVAKFGELPLVAEDLGIITEEVTALREKFAMPGMKILQFAFGGDADNPYLPHQHCRESITYTGTHDNNTSLGWYHELDDAARQHLHQYIGTSDEAMPWLLIRVALKSVSQLAVIPMQDLLELESEHRMNIPGTTEGNWKWQFDWNMLPEYCSDKLRQLNQLYGRIIHE; translated from the coding sequence ATGAAACAAGCACATATTTTTGATAACCGTCGAACGGGTGTACTGCTGCATATCACCAGTTTACCCAATAGAAACTTAGGGGCTGATGCCTACCGTTTTGTTGATTTCTTGCACCAGTCAGGGGTAACAGTCTGGCAAATGCTGCCATTAGGACCTACACATGATGATGGTTCGCCCTATCAATGTTTATCGGCTCACGCTGGCAATAACAAACTATTATGTGAAGCTTATATTAAAGCTCAACCTTGGGTACACACCGAAGAGCTGGCGGGTAAAAAAATCTACACAATCGTGGCAAATGCTTACAAGCAATTCTACGAAAACGCTAATGAAGCTGACTGGGCAGCGTTTGATAGCTTTTGTCAGCGACAGGCATTCTGGCTGGAAGATTATGTTTTGTATCGTGAGATACGCAATCTGAATCATGCGCTGCCTTGGTTTGACTGGCCAGTTGAATTTCGTGACCGAGATCCGGCTGCGTTGAAAGACCTGGCTGAGCAGCGTGCCGAATCCCTGAATATTCGTCGCTTTGAACAATTTCTTTTTTTTCAGCAATGGAATAACTTAAAAACCTATGCCAATCAAAATCACGTCAAATTGTTCGGTGATATGCCAATATTTGTTGCTCATGACAGTGCAGATGTTTGGGCAGCACCTGAGCTATTTACTCTGGATGAAACAGGACACGCTACAAAAGTAACCGGTGTTCCGCCAGACTATTTCTCCACAACAGGACAACGATGGGGGAATCCGCTTTATGAATGGCAGGCGCACATTGATGAAAATTTTGATTGGTGGGTAAAACGTTTGTCGACCCAACTGGAGCTGTTTGATTTAATCCGTATAGATCATTTCAGGGGTTTTGAGTCATGCTGGGAAATTCCAGCCAGTTGCGAAACAGCAATGGAAGGCGAGTGGGGTAAAGCCCCAGGTGAAGCTTTATTTAATAGACTGGTCGCAAAATTTGGGGAGCTTCCGCTTGTTGCAGAAGATCTGGGCATCATCACTGAGGAGGTAACTGCTCTGCGTGAAAAGTTTGCTATGCCTGGCATGAAGATTTTGCAATTTGCATTTGGAGGCGATGCTGATAATCCGTATCTGCCTCATCAGCATTGCAGAGAGAGTATTACCTATACCGGTACTCATGATAACAATACCAGTCTTGGCTGGTATCATGAACTTGATGATGCAGCCCGACAGCATTTGCATCAATATATTGGAACCAGCGATGAAGCAATGCCCTGGTTACTTATTCGAGTAGCATTAAAATCAGTCTCACAGCTTGCTGTTATTCCTATGCAGGATTTACTTGAGTTAGAATCAGAGCATCGGATGAACATTCCTGGAACTACGGAGGGTAACTGGAAATGGCAATTTGACTGGAATATGCTTCCAGAATATTGCTCTGATAAGTTAAGACAATTAAATCAGCTATACGGACGTATCATTCATGAATAA
- a CDS encoding glycoside hydrolase family 57 protein, whose protein sequence is MSDKLKVVLCWHMHQPQYSEPMGGSYQLPWTYLHAIKDYVDMAWHLEQIPEARAVVNFAPTLLEQIDDYDQQLKGRFKGTGCLKDPLLIALDSPVQPVHIEERQTILSACLRANDEKLIAPFPIFAKLAEMARWVLEEKQRLAYLNDQFLVDMLVWYHLVWMGESVRRNDIRIQALMKKGQQFSFHDRRQLMIVIGELLSDVIPRYRRLAEAKKVELSVTPYAHPIVPLLLDINSTLEAMPDALLPQIRQYPGGDARTEWHMEKGLEVFESFFGFRPKGCWPSEGAVSKQTIESVAKHGFNWTASGENVLRNSLQKSALPDSSIHKPYQLEAVGPACFFRDDGLSDLIGFTYTKWSAEDAVNDFIYHLTNIKATTEDDPDRVVSVILDGENAWEHYSYNGFYFLQNLYKQLSRHPDIELTTFSDCLENGVKPALLPEMVAGSWVYGTFSTWIGDVDKNRAWDLLSQAKQVYDEKISATAIDDDLLQAIDKQLAICEGSDWFWWFGDYNAADSVSDFERLFRLHLSNLYQMLGEEVPQILSEVVSLGGGDAEQGGTMRRGG, encoded by the coding sequence ATGTCAGATAAATTAAAAGTTGTGCTGTGCTGGCATATGCACCAGCCTCAATATAGTGAACCAATGGGAGGAAGCTATCAGCTCCCGTGGACCTATCTGCATGCAATAAAAGATTATGTCGATATGGCCTGGCATCTCGAACAGATCCCTGAGGCTCGTGCGGTGGTTAATTTCGCACCTACCTTGCTGGAACAGATTGATGATTATGATCAGCAGCTGAAAGGCCGGTTTAAAGGGACGGGGTGTCTGAAAGATCCTTTGTTAATTGCGCTGGATTCACCGGTACAACCGGTTCATATTGAAGAACGCCAGACAATACTAAGTGCTTGTCTGCGCGCCAATGATGAGAAACTTATAGCGCCGTTTCCCATATTTGCAAAACTAGCTGAAATGGCACGCTGGGTATTGGAAGAGAAACAGCGTCTGGCCTACCTTAATGATCAATTCCTGGTGGATATGCTGGTTTGGTACCATCTGGTATGGATGGGCGAGTCGGTGAGACGCAACGATATTCGTATTCAGGCCTTAATGAAAAAAGGTCAGCAATTTAGTTTTCATGACCGCCGGCAATTGATGATCGTGATTGGTGAGTTGCTGAGCGATGTTATTCCACGCTATCGAAGACTCGCGGAAGCTAAAAAAGTAGAGTTATCGGTAACGCCTTACGCCCATCCGATAGTGCCATTATTACTGGATATCAATAGCACACTGGAAGCAATGCCAGATGCTCTGTTGCCACAAATTCGGCAGTACCCTGGTGGTGATGCCCGTACCGAATGGCATATGGAAAAAGGCCTTGAGGTATTTGAGTCATTCTTCGGTTTCCGTCCCAAAGGTTGTTGGCCATCTGAAGGTGCGGTTTCAAAACAGACCATTGAATCAGTAGCGAAACACGGTTTTAATTGGACAGCCAGTGGTGAAAATGTTTTACGAAACAGTCTGCAAAAAAGTGCTTTGCCAGATAGTAGCATTCACAAACCTTACCAGCTCGAAGCTGTAGGTCCTGCATGCTTTTTCCGAGATGATGGTTTATCCGATTTAATTGGTTTTACTTACACAAAATGGAGTGCAGAAGATGCTGTTAACGACTTTATTTATCATCTGACCAATATCAAAGCTACTACAGAGGATGATCCTGATAGAGTTGTTTCAGTCATTCTGGATGGAGAAAATGCCTGGGAACATTATTCCTATAATGGGTTTTACTTTTTGCAAAACCTTTATAAACAGCTTTCCAGACATCCGGATATAGAATTGACAACTTTCTCTGATTGTCTGGAGAACGGCGTTAAACCCGCGTTATTACCTGAAATGGTAGCCGGTAGCTGGGTTTACGGTACTTTCTCCACCTGGATTGGTGATGTTGATAAAAATCGTGCATGGGATCTGTTGAGTCAGGCAAAACAGGTGTATGACGAAAAAATTTCTGCTACAGCGATTGACGACGATCTGCTACAGGCAATCGATAAACAGCTGGCTATTTGCGAGGGATCGGACTGGTTCTGGTGGTTTGGCGATTACAACGCAGCTGATAGTGTCAGTGATTTTGAACGGCTGTTCCGTTTGCATTTATCAAATCTTTATCAAATGTTGGGAGAAGAAGTGCCTCAAATATTGTCAGAGGTTGTGTCATTAGGAGGAGGGGATGCTGAGCAGGGCGGTACGATGCGTCGTGGCGGCTAA